In Flammeovirgaceae bacterium 311, one DNA window encodes the following:
- a CDS encoding twin-arginine translocation pathway signal — translation MGGVLSIPALSFLEGCQPQVKEKSIGQLFNTQQKAMVAAISSLIIPNTSTPGAIEADVPEFIYSTIADCYAVNDQQRFAEGLDEIDQAAKETSNSSFLALDEPEQIKLLTELEIAARKKLTDNPLSEPHALLMLKELTLIGYFTSEIGATQALEYVPVPGSYNGCLPIEPEHKTWAV, via the coding sequence ATGGGGGGTGTGCTTTCTATTCCTGCCCTATCGTTTCTGGAGGGTTGCCAGCCACAGGTGAAAGAAAAAAGTATAGGGCAGCTGTTCAATACTCAACAGAAAGCCATGGTGGCAGCCATCTCTTCTCTTATTATACCCAATACCAGTACTCCGGGAGCCATAGAAGCAGATGTTCCGGAATTTATCTACAGCACCATTGCCGACTGTTACGCAGTGAATGATCAACAACGCTTTGCTGAGGGATTGGATGAAATTGATCAGGCAGCGAAAGAAACCTCCAACAGCAGTTTTTTAGCTCTTGATGAGCCCGAACAAATAAAACTGTTAACAGAACTGGAGATTGCTGCGAGAAAAAAGCTAACCGACAACCCTCTTTCAGAACCGCATGCACTGCTGATGCTGAAGGAATTAACCCTGATTGGTTATTTCACTTCAGAGATAGGAGCCACACAAGCCCTGGAATATGTTCCTGTTCCCGGCTCCTACAATGGCTGCCTGCCCAT
- a CDS encoding methylmalonate-semialdehyde dehydrogenase (COG1012 NAD-dependent aldehyde dehydrogenases), whose product METLTLKYPEVSNFINGQFVAPDGEKVLEVYSPLDGSLLSTVPLSSDVALNRAVLAAKNAFKTWSRTPVKERVQVFFAYRNLLAKHIHELSELVSEENGKTYSEARAEIEKSIELTEFACSMPQMVGEEVLEVSRGVECRLERHPVGVVASIVPFNFPSMVPHWTIPNALVLGNTMIVKPSEQVPLSLVRVAEMLKEAGLPDGVLNIVNGDKSVVEAICDHPDIEAVSFVGSTKVAKIVYARGTAHMKRVLALGGAKNHLIVLPDAQKEMTASNVVASVTGCAGQRCMAASVMLAVGEVDGIIDQICIEAAKLVPGENLGAVITREAKERIERYITQAEQAGARILVDGRNVTVSGKEEGYYVGTTIIDGVTPDMAVAREEIFGPVLSIIRTTTLAEALSIENANPYGNAAAVFTQNGGAARQVIDHAGAGMVGVNIGVPVPREPFSFGGWNESKFGALDITGKSSIEFWTKLKKVTTKWNAEAGVNWMS is encoded by the coding sequence ATGGAAACTCTGACTTTGAAATATCCAGAAGTGTCCAATTTTATTAATGGACAGTTTGTAGCCCCCGATGGAGAAAAGGTTCTGGAGGTATATTCTCCACTGGATGGATCTTTACTTTCAACTGTTCCTCTTTCTTCTGATGTAGCACTAAACCGTGCAGTGTTGGCAGCTAAAAATGCTTTTAAGACCTGGAGCCGTACTCCGGTAAAAGAGCGGGTGCAGGTGTTTTTTGCTTACCGTAATTTGCTTGCAAAGCACATTCACGAACTATCGGAGCTGGTGAGTGAAGAAAATGGGAAAACTTATTCAGAAGCCAGGGCAGAAATTGAGAAAAGCATTGAACTAACAGAGTTCGCCTGTTCTATGCCCCAAATGGTGGGAGAAGAAGTACTGGAGGTAAGCCGGGGGGTGGAGTGTCGCCTGGAGCGCCACCCTGTAGGTGTGGTTGCTAGTATTGTGCCTTTCAATTTTCCGAGTATGGTGCCTCACTGGACCATACCCAATGCACTTGTATTAGGAAACACCATGATAGTGAAGCCCTCTGAACAGGTGCCTTTAAGCCTGGTTCGGGTGGCCGAAATGCTTAAGGAAGCAGGATTGCCTGATGGGGTACTGAATATTGTAAACGGTGATAAATCAGTTGTAGAAGCAATTTGTGATCATCCGGACATAGAAGCTGTTTCTTTTGTTGGCTCCACAAAAGTGGCCAAGATTGTGTATGCCCGGGGTACCGCTCATATGAAAAGAGTGCTGGCACTGGGTGGGGCAAAAAATCATTTAATTGTATTGCCAGATGCTCAAAAGGAAATGACAGCCTCCAATGTTGTTGCTTCCGTAACAGGCTGTGCCGGCCAGCGCTGCATGGCAGCCTCTGTCATGCTGGCGGTTGGGGAGGTTGATGGAATTATTGATCAGATCTGCATTGAAGCAGCGAAATTAGTGCCCGGCGAAAATCTTGGGGCTGTAATTACCAGGGAGGCTAAGGAGCGGATTGAAAGATACATTACTCAGGCAGAGCAAGCTGGTGCACGAATTTTAGTAGATGGCAGAAATGTAACTGTAAGTGGTAAAGAAGAGGGCTATTATGTAGGAACAACAATCATTGATGGCGTTACACCGGATATGGCTGTGGCCAGAGAAGAAATTTTTGGCCCTGTTCTTTCCATCATCAGAACCACTACGCTTGCTGAGGCACTATCCATAGAAAATGCTAATCCTTATGGTAATGCTGCTGCGGTCTTCACCCAGAATGGTGGCGCGGCAAGGCAGGTGATAGATCACGCAGGTGCCGGCATGGTAGGGGTAAACATTGGTGTGCCCGTTCCCAGAGAACCTTTTTCCTTTGGAGGCTGGAATGAATCAAAATTCGGTGCCCTGGATATTACCGGAAAAAGCTCTATAGAATTTTGGACAAAACTTAAAAAAGTTACCACAAAATGGAATGCTGAGGCAGGTGTTAACTGGATGAGTTAA